GGTACATATCAAAAACAGGACATTTTCCTAGGCATTGAGTTTTTCCATAATATAAAAAAGCTTCTTCTTTTTTTATATTCTTTGAACTTGAACATTTTACTAATGTTATAGCCATTAGCATTAAAAAAATATATCTCATAATTTCTTTTAAAAATCAGTACTCTTAAAATAAAGAGTCTTTAAGAGTACTGAGTAGTTAAACTTAATGCCTTCTACATTTTGTTTTATGTGGATTCCCAAAAGAGTTGGCTTGTTTCCATGTTCCAGGTTTTGGTAACTCAAACGTTACAGCATCTCCTTTCTTTCTAAGAGCTAAGTTTTTTCTTATATGATCTCTAAAGTTTACTAATTCTTCTCTATTGTACATTAACAGTATTTTTTTCTCTGCTATAGTTTTACCTTCTGGTTTTTCTTTTAGTGTAGTAAATGTGGCAAAAACTTCAGCAATATCTTCACCGGGGTTTGTTGAAGCATATTGAGTTACATACCTTTCTTTGTACTTTTCATAAAACTTTTGTTGAGCAGATTCGTCTTTTTTAGCATCTTGATATTCACTCCAAATGTCATTCCAAAACTTAGAGTGTAACTCATTGATATAAGATTTTTCAAATGCACATCCTTCACCAGGGAAGTAATTTTTACAACTTTCTTGAGTTACAGCTGCATCTAATTGAGTGTCATTTAAGGTTAATACATGTCCAAATTCGTGAATGATAGTATAGGCCAATTCACCTCTAGCATTAAAACCTCCTTCGTAAGCATAGTTAATTGCAATTCCCATTCTCCAATCAGATAAATCTCTTTTAATCTCAATAACAAAGCCAGCACTTCCTGTAACTTCACCATTGTAAATTAAAAACTCGCTCATTTTTTTAAGTTGCTCAACAGGAACAATTTTCTTTACCAAGCTCCAAATCTCTTTGTGCTTAGCTACATCTTTTTGATACTCTAAATCTTTACCTGTTACTTTATAATCCTGAATTTTACTAATCTCATTTCCAGTTACTTTATATAAAGTAATTTCACCTTCGCTACCTTCAGCAGTTGTACCTGAATCCCCATCTGAATCAGGAGTTTCGCCAGAAGCTTCTGTAGGGTTTAATACTATTTCTTCATCGTTACTACACGATACATTTACCGCAAAAATTGATAAAACTATCAAAACAGGGATAATTATTCTTTTGATATTTCTCATACTGTTAAATTTTTTAATAATTGTTTAATCTCTTTTCCGCGGATATATTTATTAAACAGAAATATTAAAAATTACCCTACCAAAATAATTTCTTGAGCAAGTATAAATTTATCATTTCAAAGTATTAAAACGTAGAAGTAGTAAGGGATTAGAGGTAAGTGAATTTTATTTTGTTTT
The nucleotide sequence above comes from Tenacibaculum singaporense. Encoded proteins:
- a CDS encoding zinc-binding metallopeptidase; its protein translation is MRNIKRIIIPVLIVLSIFAVNVSCSNDEEIVLNPTEASGETPDSDGDSGTTAEGSEGEITLYKVTGNEISKIQDYKVTGKDLEYQKDVAKHKEIWSLVKKIVPVEQLKKMSEFLIYNGEVTGSAGFVIEIKRDLSDWRMGIAINYAYEGGFNARGELAYTIIHEFGHVLTLNDTQLDAAVTQESCKNYFPGEGCAFEKSYINELHSKFWNDIWSEYQDAKKDESAQQKFYEKYKERYVTQYASTNPGEDIAEVFATFTTLKEKPEGKTIAEKKILLMYNREELVNFRDHIRKNLALRKKGDAVTFELPKPGTWKQANSFGNPHKTKCRRH